One Balaenoptera ricei isolate mBalRic1 chromosome 16, mBalRic1.hap2, whole genome shotgun sequence genomic window carries:
- the MRPL43 gene encoding large ribosomal subunit protein mL43 — translation MTARGSASRFLTSVLHNGLGRYVQQLQRLSFSLSRDAPSSRGAREFVEREVTDFARRNPGVVIYVNPRPCCVPRVVAEYLNGSVREESIHCKSVEEIATLVQKLADQSGLDVIRIRKPFHTDSPSIQGQWHPFTNKPTTLGGLRPREVQDPAPA, via the exons ATGACGGCGCGCGGGAGCGCGAGCCGCTTCCTGACCAGTGTCCTGCACAACGGGCTGGGTCGCTACGTGCAGCAGCTGCAGCGTCTCAGTTTTAGCCTCAGCCGTGACGCGCCCTCGTCCCGCGGCGCCAG GGAGTTCGTAGAACGGGAGGTGACCGACTTCGCCCGCAGGAACCCCGGGGTCGTAATATACGTGAACCCGCGGCCGTGCTGCGTGCCCAGAGTAGTGGCCGAATACC TTAACGGGTCTGTGCGCGAGGAGAGCATCCACTGCAAGTCGGTCGAGGAGATCGCCACGCTGGTGCAGAAGCTGGCGGACCAGTCGGGCTTGGACGTGATCCGCATCCGCAAGCCCTTCCACACGGACAGCCCTAGCATCCAGGGCCAGTGGCATCCGTTCACCAACAAACCGACAACGCTGGGCGGGCTGCGCCCTCGAGAGGTCCAGGATCCTGCCCCAGCCTAG